From Aspergillus fumigatus Af293 chromosome 3, whole genome shotgun sequence, a single genomic window includes:
- a CDS encoding amphiphysin, with protein sequence MSLKGFQKSIVRAPQQFKARFNIGENTKDPIYQDAERRFQELEKETKKLHDESRKYFEAINGMLSHQIEFSKAMTELYKPISGRASDPSTYTIEGNPEGIRACEEYEAIVRDLQESLAPELELIETRIVSPANQLLEVIKVIRKVAVKRDHKKLDYDRHRNTLKKLQEKKDKSLKDEKALYKAENDVEQATQEYNYYNDLLKDELPKLFALEAEFIRPLFQSFYYMQLNVFYTLHEKMQGMNISYFDLTLDVEEAFEKKRGDVKERAEALTIVHFKTKGLGRQPSKFTPPGKDKMAYESKSTFARTNRADETDNPPPPYSASASTVAAAKAKPAPPPPRPKPARLGAAVETVTALYDYEAQAHGDLSFSAGDVIEIIQRTDNQNEWWTGRVDGREGQFPANYVQLH encoded by the exons ATGAGTTTGAAGGGTTTCCAAAAGAGCATTGTTCGCGCACCGCAGCAATTCAAGGCGCGGTTCAATATTGGCGAAAACACCAAAGATCCGATCTATCAAGATGCCGAGCGACGATTTCAAGAACTTGAaaaggagacgaagaagctTCATGATGAGTCCAGGAAgtattttgaagctattaATG GCATGTTGAGTCACCAGATTGAATTCTCCAAAGCTATGACAGAGTTATATAAACCCATCTCCGGTCGCGCTTCGGACCCCAGCACATACACCATTGAGGGTAACCCGGAAGGAATTCGAGCCTGCGAGGAATACGAAGCCATCGTCCGCGACCTACAGGAGTCACTTGCGCCCGAGCTAGAGTTGATCGAGACTCGCATTGTGAGTCCAGCAAATCAATTGCTGGAGGTCATCAAGGTTATTCGGAAGGTAGCGGTGAAGCGAGATCACAAGAAGCTGGATTACGATCGACACCGCAACACTCTGAAGAAACtccaagagaagaaggacaaatcgctgaaggatgagaaggcTCTCTACAAAGCGGAGAATGACGTAGAGCAAGCCACGCAGGAATACAACTACTACAACGACCTACTGAAAGATGAGCTACCGAAACTGTTTGCCCTCGAAGCTGAGTTTATCCGCCCGCTGTTTCAGTCGTTCTACTACATGCAGCTGAATGTCTTCTACACGCTGCATGAGAAAATGCAGGGCATGAATATCTCCTATTTCGATTTAACTCTGGATGTCGAGGAGGCATTCGAGAAGAAGCGAGGTGACGTCAAAGAACGGGCAGAAGCACTTACCATCGTCCATTTCAAGACGAAGGGCCTGGGCCGACAACCCTCCAAGTTCACACCTCCCGGTAAGGACAAGATGGCGTACGAGAGCAAGAGCACGTTCGCCCGAACGAATCGCGCCGATGAGACTGATAACCCTCCTCCACCCTATTCGGCCTCTGCAAGTACTGTTGCGGCCGCCAAGGCTaagccagctcctccaccacccagGCCCAAGCCCGCGCGATTGGGTGCGGCAGTCGAGACGGTTACAGCTTTGTATGACTACGAAGCACAGGCGCATGGTGATCTTAGCTTCTCAGCGGGTGACGTGATTGAGATTATCCAGCGGACGGACAACCAGAACGAGTGGTGGACTGGTAGAGTTGATGGACGAGAGGGCCAGTTCCCAG CAAATTATGTCCAGTTGCATTAG
- a CDS encoding IscS subfamily cysteine desulfurase — protein MSSVTPSVLRQASRAYARRLSSTQHGSLATASFPRRALATSSGAASRRTYVTETKAGNAQVSIDTAIKQEQKNFIKQTGLEPGKVELPASGISGDASMSPSAGILKQATVMDQGTRPIYLDMQATTPVDPRVLDAMLPYLTGIYGNPHSRTHAYGWESEKAVEQAREYIAKLIGADPKEIIFTSGATESNNMSIKGVARFFGRSGKKKHIITSQTEHKCVLDSCRHLQDEGFEVTYLPVQNNGLIRMEDLEAAIRPDTALVSIMAVNNEIGVIQPLEEIGKLCRAKKVFFHTDAAQAVGKIPLDVNKLNIDLMSISSHKIYGPKGIGACYVRRRPRVRLEPIISGGGQERGLRSGTLAPHLVVGFGEACRIASQDMEYDRKHVERLSKRLLDGLLAMEHTTLNGDAERHYPGCVNVSFAYIEGESLLMALKDIALSSGSACTSASLEPSYVLRALGSSDESAHSSIRFGIGRFTTDSEIDYVLKAVQDRVHFLRELSPLWELVQEGIDLNTIQWSQH, from the exons ATGTCTAGCGTTACGCCATCTGTCTTGAGACAGGCATCTCGTGCCTATGCTCGTCGACTTTCGTCGACCCAGCATGGCTCCCTGGCGACCGCGTCCTTCCCCAGACGGGCGCTCGCCACATCCAGTGGTGCAGCTTCGAGACGGACATATGTTACCGAAACCAAAGCTGGAAACGCTCAGGTTTCGATCGACACAGCCATCaaacaggagcagaagaacTTCATCAAGCAGACAGGTCTTGAGCCTGGAAAGGTTGAACTTCCTGCCTCTGGCATCTCCGGAGATGCTTCAATGAGTCCCTCTGCGGGTATTTTGAAACAAGCAACTGTTATGGATCAGGGAACACGGCCTATTTATTTGGATATGCAGGCCACTACGCCGGTTGATCCTCGTGTTCTCGATGCTATGCTTCCCTATCTCACCGGTATCTACGGAAACCCGCATTCCAGGACTCACGCATATGGTTGGGAGTCGGAGAAGGCTGTCGAACAAGCCAGAGAATATATTGCGAAATTGATTGGGGCGGATCCAAAGGAAATCATCTTTACGAGTGGCGCCACCGAAAGTAACAACATGAGCATCAAGGGTGTGGCCAGATTCTTTGGTCGTtccggcaagaagaagcacatTATCACATCGCAGACTGAGCACAAGTGTGTCTTGGACAGCTGCCGGCATCTTCAAGATGAGGGATTCGAAGTCACATATTTGCCCGTTCAAAATAACGGATTGATCCGGATGGAGGATCTCGAGGCGGCCATTCGACCCGACACGGCTCTAGTCAGCATCATGGCTGTCAACAATGAGATTGGTGTTATTCAACCCTTGGAAGAGATCGGAAAGCTCTGCCGTGCGAAGAAGGTTTTCTTCCACACTGATGCTGCTCAGGCAGTTGGCAAGATCCCCTTGGATGTCAACAAGCTGAACATCGATTTGATGTCTATCTCCAGCCACAAGATTTATGGGCCCAAGGGTATTGGTGCTTGCTATGTTCGACGCAGACCCAGGGTTCGCCTTGAGCCCATCATCTCCGGTGGTGGACAGGAACGAGGATTGCGCAGTGGCACGCTCGCTCCTCACCTGGTTGTTGGTTTCGGTGAGGCTTGCCGCATCGCCAGTCAGGACATGGAG TATGATAGGAAGCACGTTGAGCGGCTGTCGAAGCGTCTGCTGGATGGACTTCTGGCGATGGAACACACCACGCTCAATGGGGATGCTGAGCGCCATTACCCTGGATGCGTCAACGTCTCGTTCGCTTATATTGAGGGCGAGTCTCTTCTGATGGCTCTGAAGGACATTGCATTGTCGTCTGGTAGTGCCTGTACCTCTGCCTCGCTGGAACCCAGCTACGTCCTTCGAGCATTGGGCAGCAGCGACGAGAGCGCTCACAGCAGCATTCGTTTTGGCATTGGACGGTTCACAACAGATAGCGAGATTGACTACGTCCTCAAGGCTGTTCAAGACCGTGTCCATTTCCTCCGAGAGCTGAGTCCTCTGTGGGAGCTGGTCCAGGAGGGCATTGATCTAAACACCATCCAATGGAGTCAGCATTAG
- a CDS encoding indoleamine 2,3-dioxygenase has product MLPPIPALADYGVSPDHGFLPPEPPLEALPDPYYAKWEWIASNLQSLLHSGRIRDVVNCLPILQTRYLHSEDEWRRAYVVLTFMLHGYVWGGKTPEEVHMLTLMVDSQRIPPQLTIPLLEVCDHLELPPVATYAAVCLWNYKPIFPDEPAYDLDNLACINTLTGSLDERWFYLVSVGIEARGAPAIPLVLQAISAARTGNSRVVTECLQSIAEILDQIGVLLERMYEHCDPYVFYHRIRPYLAGSKNMADAGLPNGLLYDDGSEEPEYRQYGGGSNAQSSLIQFFDIALGIEHRPTGETRPASTPSEDEKEGVTGAPRHGFIQEMRTYMPGPHRRFLEHVSAVANIREYVEARRSDKALCLAYDACLAMLRAMRDKHIQMVSRYIIIPARDARNRTPETSNARRPSITMNLANVRPGSKKLRGTGGTALIPFLKQARDETGEPAIDAWARRLLSNGPAEPSFAALSKLGEHPDGHLEVVGLSGTWTADDSEGGICHW; this is encoded by the exons ATGCTTCCTCCTATCCCCGCTCTCGCGGACTACGGCGTCTCCCCAGATCATGGCTTCCTTCCACCAGAACCCCCCCTTGAGGCCCTTCCGGATCCCTACTATGCCAAGTGGGAGTGGATAGCTTCCAACCTACAGTCTCTACTACACAGTGGGAGGATTCGGGACGTCGTCAACTGTCTACCTATACTTCAGACCAGATACCTACATTCCGAAGACGAGTGGCGAAGGGCTTATGTCGTATTGACCTTCATGCTTCACGGTTACGTCTGGGGCGGCAAGACACCAGAAGAG GTGCACATGCTGACACTGATGGTTGATTCCCAGAGGATTCCACCTCAGCTTACTATTCCCCTTCTTGAGGTCTGCGACCATCTAGAGCTCCCTCCGGTGGCCACATATGCCGCAGTCTGTTTGTGGAACTACAAGCCTATCTTCCCAGATGAACCCGCATACGACCTGGATAACCTCGCCTGCATCAATACCCTCACTGGGTCATTAGATGAACGATGGTTCTATCTCGTTTCGGTGGGCATTGAGGCCCGCGgagcacctgccattcccttGGTTCTACAAGCTATTTCCGCAGCGCGGACTGGAAATAGCAGAGTGGTTACAGAGTGCCTGCAAAGTATTGCCGAGATTCTGGACCAGATCGGTGTGCTTCTGGAGCGGATGTATGAGCACTGTGATCCCTACGTGTTCTACCACCGAATCCGGCCATATCTTGCCGGAAGCAAGAACATGGCTGATGCTGGGTTGCCCAACGGTCTGTTGTACGATGATGGAAGCGAGGAACCTGAGTATCGCCAATATGGAGGTGGCAGCAACGCTCAGAGTTCACTTATTCAATTCTTCGATATTGCCCTGGGCATCGAACACCGGCCCACCGGTGAGACTCGTCCCGCCAGCACTCCGtccgaggatgagaaagaaggTGTTACGGGAGCACCGCGGCACGGGTTCATTCAGGAGATGCGAACCTACATGCCCGGCCCTCATCGGCGTTTCCTGGAACACGTCAGCGCTGTAGCTAATATCCGGGAGTACGTTGAAGCGCGACGCTCGGACAAAGCCCTCTGCCTCGCCTACGATGCCTGTCTCGCTATGCTGCGGGCCATGCGAGACAAACACATCCAGATGGTGTCCCGatacatcatcatccccgcGCGAGATGCACGAAACCGTACACCCGAGACGTCCAATGCCAGGAGGCCATCGATAACAATGAATCTGGCCAATGTTCGGCCTGGCAGCAAGAAGCTGCGTGGCACGGGCGGGACAGCACTGATCCCGTTCCTGAAGCAGGCACGCGATGAAACTGGGGAGCCTGCTATTGACGCTTGGGCGCGACGACTGCTCAGCAATGGTCCTGCGGAGCCAAGCTTCGCGGCGCTGAGCAAATTGGGCGAGCATCCGGACGGCCACCTGGAAGTGGTCGGGCTGTCAGGGACCTGGACGGCAGATGATAGTGAGGGAGGTATCTGCCATTGGTAA
- a CDS encoding CsbD family protein, which produces MSDNNNNASTLNSYINQATGLAQRAMGSVTGNPSTQAKGESIHTQGKAEYAASHETAKMGPVAADPQTGVTAKDDPKRTQGTWDQTVGSAKESLGNLIGNENLRREGQEQNASGKAQEAKGQLQDWGEGAADRAKGALGSVGAAVKGDRTEEEKWRDVHDEGKVRQRGAEVDMEKRYD; this is translated from the exons ATGTctgacaacaacaacaacgctTCCACCCTCAACAGCTACATCAACCAGGCTACCGGCCTCGCCCAGCGTGCCATGGGCTCCGTTACCGGCAACCCATCCACTCAG GCCAAAGGCGAATCCATCCACACCCAAGGCAAAGCCGAGTACGCCGCCAGCCACGAGACAGCCAAGATGGGCCCTGTCGCTGCAGACCCGCAGACAGGCGTCACTGCCAAGGACGACCCCAAGCGCACGCAGGGCACCTGGGACCAGACCGTGGGTTCGGCCAAGGAATCGCTCGGCAACTTGATCGGAAACGAGAATCTGCGCCGCGAGGGCCAGGAGCAAAATGCGAGCGGCAAGGCACAGGAGGCGAAGGGTCAACTGCAGGATTGGGGTGAGGGCGCTGCGGACCGGGCTAAGGGGGCTCTCGGATCAGTTGGTGCTGCGGTCAAGGGGGATcgcaccgaggaggagaagtgGAGGGATGTGCATGACGAGGGGAAAGTCAGACAGAGAGGCGCTGAGGTCgatatggagaagagatatgATTAA
- a CDS encoding aldo/keto reductase, which produces MLRNMAKSLSLRSTYRMNSGYEIPILGYGVYMIPASQTEKSTLEALKTGYRHVDSAIMYRNEKACGRAIQNSGLDRSEVFFTTKIPPGSMGYERTKRAVDASLQEAEVDYFDLILIHAPYGGKDARLGSWRALVEAQKAGKTRSIGVSNYGIHHLDELEEYIKGGEGRGKIDVGQYELHPWLDRSEIVEWLKKRDIVVEAYSPLAHGYRLNEPILKTLGKKHGKSPAQIMIRWSLQKGFVPLPKSVTPARILENADVFDFELSEEDMQTLNTGEYSPTDWDPTVEYD; this is translated from the exons ATGTTGCGCAATATGGCTAAGTCCTTGTCTCTGCGATCGACATACCGAATGAACTCGGGTTATGAGATTCCTATCCTCGGATATGGA GTCTACATGAT TCCTGCATCTCAAACAGAGAAGTCCACGCTGGAAGCTCTCAAAACGGGTTATCGTCAT GTAGACTCTGCGATCATGTACCGCAATGAAAAAGCCTGCGGTCGCGCAATCCAGAACTCTGGTCTCGATCGCTCCGAAGTCTTCTTCACGACGAAGATCCCGCCAGGCTCGATGGGGTACGAGCGCACAAAGCGCGCAGTTGACGCTAGTCTGCAAGAGGCCGAGGTGGATTATTTTGATCT AATCCTCATCCACGCTCCTTACGGCGGCAAGGACGCCCGCCTTGGCTCGTGGCGCGCACTAGTCGAGGCGCAAAAAGCTGGGAAGACACGCTCCATCGGCGTATCGAACTATGGCATCCATCACCTCGACGAATTGGAAGAGTACATCAAGGGTGGCGAGGGCCGGGGCAAGATCGACGTTGGACAGTACGAGCTGCACCCATGGCTAGACAGATCGGAGATCGTCGAGTGGCTAAAGAAACGCGATATCGTGGTTGAGGCGTACTCGCCGCTGGCGCACGGGTATCGGCTTAACGAGCCTATCTTGAAGACTTTGGGGAAGAAACACGGCAAGTCTCCTGCGCAGATCATGATCCGGTGGAGTTTGCAGAAG GGGTTTGTTCCGCTTCCCAAGTCTGTTACGCCAGCACGCATTCTGGAGAACGCGGATGTCTTTGATTTTGAGCTCTCGGAGGAGGATATGCAGACGCTCAATACGGGGGAGTATTCGCCGACGGATTGGGATCCTACTGTCGAGTATGATTGA
- a CDS encoding putative gamma-cysteine synthetase regulatory subunit, with amino-acid sequence MTSGGSSVIRHSGTTKSNVELINSLRANFQAAQQLAAAAEAEAKPTERYKAWTSMQDDALYIPAIDFSQHGLAEERSQYDITVKLFYLPGIPVSRRCAHTRQAIDLVLKELHVDSIDLLIVSFPGILFDAEDDSEGEVSSDDGSEEPDDFDSIIQSWRTLEGLHEQGMIAQLGVAEFGSDRLARFLPHTKVKPSVDQINLKDCCVVPKSLILYAKQENIQLLTHNDCNDILPVGTTRELLGPGEKGAGILASAPDVDDGIKGDVEPQWVVKYTAVVKDRGVVENKGYFALADVGTCIQTSS; translated from the coding sequence ATGACGAGTGGCGGTTCGTCCGTCATCAGACATTCAGGCACAACGAAATCGAACGTCGAGCTGATCAACTCGTTACGAGCGAATTTCCAGGCTGCGCAACAGCTTGCTGCCGCGGCTGAGGCCGAGGCAAAACCCACGGAGAGATACAAGGCATGGACGTCGATGCAAGATGATGCGCTTTACATTCCCGCAATCGACTTCTCGCAGCATGGGCTAGCAGAGGAGAGGTCGCAGTACGATATTACAGTGAAACTGTTCTATCTACCCGGAATCCCGGTGTCGAGACGGTGCGCGCATACGCGGCAGGCGATTGATCTGGTATTGAAAGAGCTACATGTGGATTCTATCGACCTGCTTATTGTTTCCTTCCCTGGGATTCTGTTCGACGCGGAGGATGACAGCGAGGGAGAGGTGTCGTCGGATGACGGAAGCGAGGAGCCAGATGACTTCGACAGTATCATTCAGTCGTGGAGGACACTGGAGGGGCTGCATGAGCAAGGCATGATTGCTCAGCTGGGTGTGGCGGAGTTTGGAAGCGACAGGCTCGCTCGGTTCCTACCACATACCAAGGTCAAGCCGTCAGTTGATCAGATCAACCTCAAGGACTGCTGTGTTGTCCCCAAGTCATTGATTCTCTATGCGAAGCAAGAGAATATCCAACTGCTTACGCATAACGACTGCAATGATATTCTGCCAGTAGGCACGACACGGGAGCTGCTGGGTCCAGGCGAGAAGGGCGCTGGAATCCTTGCGTCCGCTCCAGATGTCGACGACGGGATCAAAGGCGATGTTGAGCCACAATGGGTGGTCAAGTACACGGCGGTGGTCAAAGACCGCGGAGTGGTGGAGAACAAGGGGTATTTTGCGCTAGCTGACGTAGGCACTTGTATCCAGACGAGTTCATGA
- the bud32 gene encoding serine/threonine protein kinase BUD32 yields the protein MASTDPYTPPPLPSPFTNTTPPPQLLTQGAEAHLYKTVFLSPSAPAALKVRPSKPYRHPILDRRLTRQRILQEARCLVKLVREGVNVPAVLALDWEGQSGEKGFGGAWLMMEWIEGMVVRVVLERWEKYMKRNQAGLGAEEFEKEEARVRDLMKRIGHAVGALHKAGVIHGDLTTSNLILRPPTRAEQQPAADETNPSMEGDVVLIDFGLASQSLQDEDRAVDLYVLERAFGSTHPRTEPLFTEVLSGYKESYKGASSALKRLEEVRMRGRKRSMIG from the coding sequence ATGGCTTCAACGGACCCATACACACCGCctcccctcccttctcccttcACGAACACAACCCCTCCACCGCAATTGCTCACCCAAGGCGCCGAAGCGCACCTCTACAAGACCGTCTTCCTCTCACCCTCCGCCCCAGCTGCTCTGAAGGTCCGCCCGTCAAAGCCCTACCGGCACCCGATTCTCGACCGACGGCTCACGCGCCAGCGCATACTGCAGGAAGCTCGGTGCCTGGTAAAACTCGTCCGGGAAGGCGTCAATGTCCCCGCGGTGCTGGCGCTGGATTGGGAGGGCCAATCTGGCGAAAAGGGGTTCGGCGGGgcctggttgatgatggagtgGATTGAGGGAATGGTGGTGCGCGTCGTACTGGAGCGGTGGGAGAAATACATGAAGCGGAACCAGGCGGGCCTGGGCGCGGAGGAATttgaaaaggaagaagcgcGGGTCCGAGATTTGATGAAGAGAATTGGGCACGCAGTTGGAGCGCTGCACAAAGCCGGCGTTATCCACGGGGATCTGACAACGAGCAATCTTATCCTGCGACCGCCTACTCGTGCGGAGCAGCAACCCGCCGCTGACGAGACAAATCCGTCTATGGAGGGGGATGTTGTTCTGATCGATTTTGGCTTGGCCAGTCAGAGTCTGCAAGACGAAGACCGCGCCGTCGATCTATACGTGCTTGAGAGGGCGTTTGGTAGCACCCATCCTCGTACTGAGCCGCTCTTCACAGAGGTCCTCAGCGGGTATAAGGAAAGCTACAAGGGCGCAAGCTCTGCATTGAAACGATTAGAGGAAGTACGGATGAGAGGCCGTAAGAGAAGTATGATTGGATGA
- a CDS encoding DUF218 domain protein, producing the protein MERSPSSQISACDHLIVVCSHAIYIGGPTKGVSEDEWLIEPFQRGETPTFTAHVQAGLRALADDPHGLLVFSGGPTKKDRTDLAEGTSYHNLAKDNDYYSYSSRIHPDRVITETNATDSYQNVLFSLLRFRSYVGAYPRKITVVTHEFKRQRFMECHFPALGLRAGGQASCPGAVVGINPPEEVTPLASLISGEEKSGIGLWRLDPYGVGEELAAKRVKRGWKPGKEAELFVGMKLDAVVEELLRWKGGVNGDELFPKLDQLPWY; encoded by the exons ATGGAAAGGTCACCAAGTTCCCAGATATCAGCCTGCGATCACTTAATAGTCGTTTGCAGTCATGCGATATACATTGGCGGACCTACAAAGGGTGTCTCTGAGGATGAATG GTTGATTGAACCTTTCCAAAGGGGTGAAACACCCACATTTACTGCACATGTTCAGGCTGGTCTTCGAGCATTGGCGGACGATCCGCATGGACTGCTGGTATTTTCTGG AGGCCCAACAAAGAAAGACAGAACTGACTTAGCGGAAGGCACCTCATATCAT AATTTGGCCAAAGACAATGATTACTACTCTTACTCTTCGAGGATCCATCCTGACCGAGTCATTACCGAAACCAACGCTACGGACTCCTATCAGAATGTGCTTTTCTCTCTGCTCAGATTCAGATCGTACGTCGGAGCGTATCCGAGAAAGATCACCGTTGTTACGCACGAATTCAAGCGCCAGCGGTTCATGGAGTGTCATTTTCCGGCTCTTGGATTGAGGGCTGGGGGCCAAGCTTCGTGTCCTGGAGCTGTCGTTGGGATCAATCCTCCGGAAGAAGTAACGCCTCTCGCGTCGCTGATAtcaggggaagagaagagtgGGATTGGCCTGTGGAGGCTGGATCCGTATGGTGTCGGCGAAGAGCTAGCTGCGAAGAGAGTTAAACGAGGATGGAAGCCTGGCAAGGAAGCCGAACTGTTTGTTGGGATGAAGTTGGACGCTGTCGTTGAGGAGCTGCTTCGTTGGAAAGGGGGAGTGAACGGTGATGAATTGTTTCCGAAGCTGGATCAGTTGCCGTGGTACTGA